taaaaaaacaaaaacaaaaaagaaaatatgttatATAAGGTAACACCACCAAGGGGGTCACTTTGTGTTGTAACATTGGATGTCCTCCTTTGAATGGGTGTTGTATCTGTTGTTTAAGGGTTTTtccatcaaaaacaaaaaacaaccaataaaaaaaaaaaaaaaaaaaaaaatgttgtataaaGGTAAAACCACCAAGGGGGTCACTTTGTGTTGTAAAGTGGTGAGGACATACAGTAAGGGGTCAGTTAATGGTTAATAGTTTTTTATTGGTCTTCAGGAATCAgttacagcagaaacaaaactgCAAACTAGTGACAATATTAaattacaacaacaataatggcACATGTAACAGTCACTCATCTGCATCACATTCACAGCTGCAACACCGTGTCAACAGAACAATGCCAATGTCACATATCAGCTATAACAATATCAAATGTTTTTGCCttgaaatatgacaaaatagaAACAACTGAAGGAATAATGTTAAGAACATTGACTAAAGGAAGCAAATTAAGCTTTTCTATGATGTTAAGTTAAACTGTcttgctgcatttttttcaaagagtctgtcttgTCAATTTAAGTTTGTTTCGACCGATATGTATTGTCCATGTTTAGGTGACAACTTCCAgcagctgtagtaattattacagctataaagaaggaaaagaggagtccgtatagggaggaggtcggggatggaCAGTTGGGTTAAAGAAAAACTGGACGTTCATTCAGGAGAGAGCAGTTCATCAAGTACATAACATAAGgaaagttacttaagtaacatCAATACGTTTGTAccagaagttacagaagtaacataATGAGCGTACAATGATGGTCCGATGTGTCACTGTTACGCTGCAACAATCATGTTGTGTTGGGAATGGTGAAATAAGTCTTTGTTTTGGGAGACGCTgaggtgtgaggatgtgttatacatatatacatatatatatatatatatatatatatatatatatatatatatatatatatatatatatatatatgtcaatTTACACCAATAAAGGATGCAACAGGACAATCCGAGAAAAGTACAATAGCTAggtacaaattaaaaaaatgtgtagcCTAATTTATACCAACCGAAACTGCAAGACGTCCAAGAGGAAAAATAGGAAGAGACATTTGAAACTATAGCAAGCAGCACTGTATTATAAGTCACAGTCTAGCTATTGTAGCCAGCTAGAATGTGCTCAAATGATTATCTAATGAACAATAACACAAGTCATGCAGGTGCTGCTTACCCTGAGTTTATTGCAGTTTACATATCTGGAGAGTCAGCAGTGGCTGGTTACTGCAGCAGGTGCTGATGAAGAGCAAAGGGTTTTTATATGTTAGTTAAATTATGGTTTGTGATGGTAACTGGACAAAATCCGACTTCACAAAGTGGTGGGGAGCATgctcagtgtaaatgacacctctGAGCACCACTCTGTTTGATTCATTCACTGTCTCTGCCCTCTGCAGAATATCAGCCTCATGTCTCACCATATACACATTTATGTTAACCAAGTACAGACATCTATAGTTATCATTCACATTTTCTCCTGAAGCAGCTTCCTTGTTGCACCCCTATGTGTTGACTCAGTGCCACTGTATGTCGTTCACGGTTTTCAGTCGGCAGCAGGTACAAAGTTCAGTGTCAGTcgtaaaaacaagttttaatataaacagagtgagagaaaatgaaagtgcagttggaggacacacacacacacacgtgatcATTTCCAGTAAACCGGACTAACACTGATCTCTGATCGGTGCTCTGCAGACTCATTTAACTCTGTGTGtaagatttatttattaacttgaGCCTAACTGAAAGGATTTATATGTCATTGTAACAGACCTTATCTAAATTACAGAGGGCGTGGTGAAGCACACCTGATTTTATCTGAGGCTGTTTGATTCAGACTGACTTTGACCGTGCAGCCTGCTCTTTGAGACGAGACGACATGGTGACACACACGAAACAGGTATGTAGCCTTTTTACAAGAAACTCATACATATAACTTGTAATGGATTattttggtgacattttttACATGCCATTTAATAATGTCATTATTTATAGCCTGTTTCTAGATTCATctgcacatttatttcataGCTCTCTGTGGATTTTGTTCCACCGACCAGTTGCTTAAAGAATAACTTAAGAAATGTGTTGTAACTTTTGGTAAACATCATGTACAAAGAACGATTGCACGTAAAAGCGAAAGTgatttgcaaaaaaatgtaaaatatgaaagAGTGACTGTACGTTGTGTTATCAGTGAATGGTTAAtctgcaaccaatcacagcatTTTACCTtctatttcacattttcaatcCTAGCATTCCTCTGGTTTTAACTAcagtgtttggttttatttatacagGTTTAAATTGtataaattgaattaaatgttaCATCACAATGTTTCGGCGTTTATAAAAACAGCTCAACCAGCAGTGTGGTCACTAAATGGCTGAATCGTTTGAACATTTACTGCCTTCAGTTTTATGACACTGCAGAGACAGCATGTTGGTTTGAGCAGTAGAGAAGATTGAACTGGTCTCACATGTTTTATAGTtgactcattttcttttttcagagcTCCAGGATGATTTACATGAAGGACAGACTCCTCCTTAGACCCCAGCTCAGTGGCTTCACTGCATTGGTGTTACATCACACTGTTTTCATCCTTCTCCTGACATGTGCAGGTAAATTACACACTCACTGTGATGTAGTAACAACTGTCACTTCTGGGTATAAAACTGTTGATTTACATTGTGGAGAAATGTGAAACCTGCAAAACTTGTTTATTCCTGGTGTCTTTTTCAGTCGTAACTGTGACATCCAaagacagacaataaaacacattagtCTGAGCTATCTGACCTTTCGACTGTGATAATCTGATGCACTAGACTGGTTCACTTGCATCTTTGTCGTCTCAGACTAACCTCTAGTTTTTTGGTAAACTGAAGCTGTAAATTTCATTAGCCTGTGGTCAACAGTTAAACTAGGTCTCAAATGTAACGTTAGTGACAGTTTTGCTGTAAATGagatacaaaaacatcagatatggATTTTAGATGTTGTAAATTGTGAGGTGGAGAACTGTCCAAATGAATGGAGCTGTTCAGGATTCTTTGCTGTGTTGAGAAGTTGAATTTATAAGCTATATTTAAAAGCCTTTCCTGGTCTGGTAATGGTGTTGTTGGTATAACATGAATGATTActgaatctgtttgttttgcaaGGCTGATTCTGTACTGGTACAAACTGCATCCAGAACATATCCATAAGTGTGCATGCTGAAGTCCGACACTGACAAAAGATATCTCCTTCTTAGCTTGTATATATTACCAAATTACGGGCAATAGAAATGGAAGTTGATGTTGATGTCAGTTGTTAATTGAATGACTGCAGGCCTAAGCCACTGACAGGCCGAGGATATATAGCAGAAAAAACGCAAAGAAGAGTGTCTGTACAATACGACAAACTTCGGAGAGGTGGGCATTTGTTCTGGAGGTGGGCTGTTGGACAAATGGACTCTCAGTCCACTGGGACATTTTTCAGACTTATTGGAGTTTCAGAATAATGGGCCACTCAGTCAGGTCACCCAATGATTAAGTCTTTAAAGCAACTGAATTTTGAGAATCTTGGGAAATTATGGGAAATTCAATGTGTCGTCATCCtgtaatttctttcttttgtctgcTGTTCATGAGAAATTggttatatatttatatactatGATCTCACTTTCACATAGTGGCATTAATCAGTCAAAACTAAATGGTTTAAATAATACTGAAAATACTGTTGTGCTGataaagtgaacaaaaaaacatgctaTTTTCCCCCTAGGTGAGTCATCTCAGCCAATAGTGGCAATGATGGGTGACGACATCGCTTTGCCATGTCAAATGGACCCTGCTGTGGATGCCAGTGACCTGACTGTGGAGTGGTCAAGACCCGACCTGGACCCCAGATTTGTCCATTTGAGGCGAGACGGTGTGGAGCTGGTACTTGAGGAGAATCCATTGTACAAGGGAAGAACGTCACTGTACACCAACAAACTGAAGTATGGAGACGTTTCACTGAAACTCTCCAAAGTGAAACTGTCTGATGAAGGAACATACAGAGGCTTCGTTCCCACAAGTGGTAGGCCGACAGATTGTGTGGCTGAGCTTGCTGTAGGTAAGTCAACATTAATCTATGTTGCACTTATAAAAACTATAATCATCCTGCAGAGGAACACATGCTTTATATAGTCCCATGTGGCATAATTTAGATGGTCAGATTGTACTTTACCactttaaatgtacaaaaaaaggGCAGTTGACTCTTTAAACTCTAAACTCTCTTTTAGGTTCTGTCTCCTTCCCCGGCATAAAGATCTCTAAAGTCAGCAATGGAGTGTTGTTAGTGTGCAAATCCAAAGGCTGGTACCCAAGGCCTGAGGTGTTTTGGCTGGACGGTGAGGGAAAACCTCTTTCTGCTGGACctacagagacagtcagaggtccTGATGACCTCTatactgtcagcagcagagtgactgtggagaagagacacagcagcttcacctgTAGAGTCCAACAGAACAACATCAGCCAGACCAGAGAGACACTCATACATGTTCCAGGTAGTGAATGGTATTATTGATGTTATCACTTCATGAGTTGCATACAGTCTCGTCTTATCGACACAAGTgggtttctttatttttttttaactttcagatGAACTCTTCATGGTCCAGTCCAGTTCTGCTGTTCGCATCTCCGTCTGCTTCGCTGTGTGCTTCATATCCATTTGTGCAGCTCTCTTCATTGTGTTTAAAGGGCGACAAAACACAACCAGTAAGTTGGAACTTGAAGTTAATTCATCAAAGCTGGGcattatattgatattatatggTGATCATAATATATGGCTATATATTGTTTCAGATTTTGGTAACTATAATATCATGATAtgtcataagtgttgtctttacCTGGTTTTAAAGCTGCGTTACACTTCAGTAATGTGATTTTCTGAACTGTGCTACTTGTTCTAATCCTTGTCTGTGACTTGTATTTACCCACTTcatcatccctacaatattgttgcaaatgttcaaaaatataaaatacgtTTTCTTGGCTATGATTTAAATGTTGAAAGGCAACACTGcgtaaacaaagacagtttgatcTTCTTAAGTTAACCCACTCCTCTCCTGTCCACACAGAAACCACAACCAACAGCAATGAACTTCAGCTGCTGATGGACGGACAGAAGCTcatgacaggaagagagaaaatacaatatttggAAAACACAAAGGCTAAACTTGATGAGGACTTACAGGAGACTGAGGGAGACCTGGAACATGTAAAACATGTGATTACAACACTGAAAGAGCAGAAGGAGAATCTGGACAAGCAGAAAGAGAAACTCATCGCACtacagcaggaggagaagacactgatagaggagaagaaggagaggctggGGAAGAGCAGAGTGCTGTAcgaagacaaaaaaaaggagaagtaTGAAAAAACCAAACAGTATCTGGAGGACACAAAGTGGGAACATGAGAAACTGTTGGAGAACACAAAAAATCTATTGAAGACAACAGATGATCTGATTACTGAGATGACAGAAAGGAAGGCAAAGCTAGAGAGAGATAAGGAGCAGATATGTAGAAAgctgaaagagacaaagagactgACAGAAGAGACTGAGAGGAAACTTAAGTCAGAGCAGGCAAAGACAGAAAACGAAAGTAATGATCCATCATCCTGTGATGGttctggcagtaaaatgcttacagACCAGCCCCAACCTACATGAAAATATATACAAAGAACATGTAAATCTAGAGGGGATGCCCAATGTCAGCTACTTGGACAGTAAACCAATAAACAGATGCCTCTTCAGGGACAATCACACtgaaatgtgctcctacaagctCTCAAGTCCCCAGTGAAGTAAAATGTTAGAACTGAAGGTGTGTAGGGGCTGGGGGGGTTCAAGGTGTTCAGTAAGATAatatggaaaacaaaagaaacctgCAGGTGTCCGGCTGTTTGCAAGGCAAGCAACACTTGCACTAATTAGGACggcccaaaacaaagaaagatagaAAGTCTGCTACATTCAGGTGATTCTGTAtgattgttttactttgtatttagctaaaatcacaaaaatggatgaaatgaaaatgtgattatGATCTTTTGAGTGTTGCCTCTTTCATATTCACTGTATattgttctgtaatttgtgaaGCTGATTCCTCCTTCACGAACATAAATaatactgtgtatgtgtgattaTGATCCCAAATGATTTATGGTACTCTGTATCAGCTCTCCctcagatttgttttgttttctcaatggttaattttaaatgtatgtgcATTTAgattaaatacttaaatatttcgtcttctgaaaacatttgtgcAATTGTAGTTTCTGATGCTTCAgaataactgatttttttgcATTACTTGAACATGTTGcctttttgatgttttgtttttttcatgaataaCACTTGCTTTCTTGTTAAATGTCATGTATtttgtgatatatatatatatctatatatatagatatctatatctatatctatatctatagatatatatatatatatatacatatatgtaaatatataaatatatatgtaacCACTGCACACAGTACCAAGACAGGCAGAAGACATGATCTTATTTGGAGGGATGCCAAACCCAGCAAGGCATGCTGGGATATGAactattttattatc
This is a stretch of genomic DNA from Pagrus major chromosome 10, Pma_NU_1.0. It encodes these proteins:
- the LOC141003651 gene encoding uncharacterized protein isoform X2; its protein translation is MVTHTKQSSRMIYMKDRLLLRPQLSGFTALVLHHTVFILLLTCAGESSQPIVAMMGDDIALPCQMDPAVDASDLTVEWSRPDLDPRFVHLRRDGVELVLEENPLYKGRTSLYTNKLKYGDVSLKLSKVKLSDEGTYRGFVPTSGSVSFPGIKISKVSNGVLLVCKSKGWYPRPEVFWLDGEGKPLSAGPTETVRGPDDLYTVSSRVTVEKRHSSFTCRVQQNNISQTRETLIHVPDELFMVQSSSAVRISVCFAVCFISICAALFIVFKGRQNTTKTTTNSNELQLLMDGQKLMTGREKIQYLENTKAKLDEDLQETEGDLEHVKHVITTLKEQKENLDKQKEKLIALQQEEKTLIEEKKERLGKSRVLYEDKKKEKYEKTKQYLEDTKWEHEKLLENTKNLLKTTDDLITEMTERKAKLERDKEQICRKLKETKRLTEETERKLKSEQAKTENESNDPSSCDGSGSKMLTDQPQPT
- the LOC141003651 gene encoding butyrophilin subfamily 2 member A2-like isoform X1, translated to MVTHTKQSSRMIYMKDRLLLRPQLSGFTALVLHHTVFILLLTCAGESSQPIVAMMGDDIALPCQMDPAVDASDLTVEWSRPDLDPRFVHLRRDGVELVLEENPLYKGRTSLYTNKLKYGDVSLKLSKVKLSDEGTYRGFVPTSGRPTDCVAELAVGSVSFPGIKISKVSNGVLLVCKSKGWYPRPEVFWLDGEGKPLSAGPTETVRGPDDLYTVSSRVTVEKRHSSFTCRVQQNNISQTRETLIHVPDELFMVQSSSAVRISVCFAVCFISICAALFIVFKGRQNTTKTTTNSNELQLLMDGQKLMTGREKIQYLENTKAKLDEDLQETEGDLEHVKHVITTLKEQKENLDKQKEKLIALQQEEKTLIEEKKERLGKSRVLYEDKKKEKYEKTKQYLEDTKWEHEKLLENTKNLLKTTDDLITEMTERKAKLERDKEQICRKLKETKRLTEETERKLKSEQAKTENESNDPSSCDGSGSKMLTDQPQPT